A window of Bdellovibrio svalbardensis contains these coding sequences:
- a CDS encoding vitamin B12-dependent ribonucleotide reductase: MAKKVSLHSPSYFVPAGKNPESFFHWKKVDCEIKNRKGEVFFEMKGVEAPEGWSQLSVEIVASKYFRKIGVPRTKSEKSVRQLVDRVVNAIVGSGLKQKGYFSSKKDADTFAKELKYILLSQRGAFNSPVWFNAGLWESYKINSPSEHFAWDEAKKSIQPTKNAYERPQGSACFIQSVEDSIEKIFELAKTEAKLFKYGSGTGSNFSTIRSKYETTSSGGHSSGLISFLEVLDKGAGAIKSGGTTRRAAKMVVVDIDHPEVLDFIDWKMKEEHKAHMLIAAGLSSDFEGEAYRTVSGQNANNSIRVTDAFMKAILTEKPWKLKARMTGKVLRELPAADVWKKISHAAWVCADPGIQFHDTINKWHTCPKTGPINSSNPCSEYMFLDDSACNLASINLVKFLNPDGSFDFESLIHTARTLFVAQEILVDYSSYPTRKIAQNSHDYRPLGLGFANLGSLLMRKGIPYDSDNGRAWAGAITSLITGVAYLTSAEMARAKGAFAGYRMNRSAMLKVMKMHEKSNKGIAWDRLPQGLDKAVKNLWKAVIFNGIKHGYRNAQATVVAPTGTIGLMMDCDTTGIEPDFSLIKFKKLVGGGEIQIVNQGVESALRVLQYSDQQISNILRFVENNNSLEKCPDIRPEHLAVFDCANASPGGRVLSPESHVKMMAAVQPFISGAISKTVNLPMTATEKDISDVYFLAWRLGLKAVAVYRDGSKQSQPLNLKIKGETLEGEPAEIKVDIVPNFTMKCPECGSDTVLTSGCYRCPNCGTTVGCS; this comes from the coding sequence ATGGCAAAAAAAGTAAGCTTACACAGTCCGTCCTACTTCGTTCCTGCTGGCAAAAATCCAGAGTCCTTTTTTCATTGGAAAAAGGTTGATTGCGAAATTAAGAATCGCAAAGGAGAAGTCTTTTTCGAAATGAAAGGCGTAGAGGCTCCAGAAGGATGGTCGCAACTTTCAGTTGAAATTGTAGCCAGTAAGTACTTCCGAAAGATCGGAGTCCCAAGAACGAAATCAGAAAAATCGGTCCGACAACTTGTCGATCGAGTCGTGAATGCCATTGTCGGTTCAGGGCTGAAGCAAAAAGGATATTTTTCATCTAAGAAAGATGCCGACACTTTTGCCAAGGAGCTCAAGTACATTTTATTGTCGCAACGTGGAGCCTTCAACAGTCCGGTATGGTTTAATGCTGGTTTGTGGGAGTCTTATAAAATCAATTCGCCAAGTGAACACTTTGCCTGGGATGAAGCTAAGAAATCGATTCAACCAACTAAAAATGCCTATGAGCGTCCGCAGGGTTCTGCTTGCTTTATTCAAAGTGTTGAAGACTCAATTGAAAAGATTTTTGAGCTCGCAAAAACGGAAGCAAAATTATTTAAATATGGTTCCGGGACAGGAAGTAATTTTTCAACAATTCGCAGTAAATATGAAACTACCAGTTCGGGTGGTCACAGCTCCGGATTGATTTCTTTCCTCGAAGTATTAGATAAGGGCGCGGGTGCGATCAAGTCAGGCGGCACAACACGTCGAGCGGCGAAGATGGTGGTGGTCGACATTGATCATCCGGAAGTTCTGGATTTCATTGATTGGAAAATGAAAGAAGAACACAAAGCGCATATGCTGATCGCAGCAGGGCTCAGTTCTGACTTTGAAGGTGAAGCCTATCGAACCGTCTCAGGACAAAATGCCAACAACTCGATTCGTGTCACCGATGCCTTTATGAAGGCCATCTTAACTGAAAAGCCTTGGAAGCTAAAAGCTCGGATGACAGGTAAAGTGCTTCGGGAACTTCCGGCCGCCGACGTGTGGAAAAAGATTTCTCATGCCGCGTGGGTGTGTGCGGACCCTGGTATTCAGTTTCATGATACCATCAATAAGTGGCACACCTGTCCGAAGACAGGGCCGATTAATTCCAGCAATCCTTGCTCTGAATATATGTTCCTGGATGATTCTGCCTGCAATTTGGCTTCAATCAATCTGGTGAAATTCTTAAATCCCGATGGAAGTTTTGACTTTGAATCATTGATTCACACCGCGCGAACTCTATTCGTTGCTCAGGAAATACTGGTCGATTATTCCAGTTATCCTACAAGAAAGATCGCGCAAAATTCTCATGATTACCGCCCTCTCGGATTGGGATTTGCAAATTTAGGCAGCCTTCTTATGAGAAAAGGTATTCCCTATGACAGTGACAACGGAAGAGCCTGGGCGGGAGCCATCACCTCCTTGATTACGGGTGTCGCGTATCTGACCAGTGCAGAAATGGCCCGTGCAAAAGGTGCCTTTGCGGGCTATCGAATGAATCGCTCTGCTATGCTCAAAGTGATGAAGATGCATGAAAAGTCCAACAAAGGAATCGCGTGGGATCGTCTGCCGCAGGGGTTGGATAAGGCCGTGAAGAATCTTTGGAAGGCGGTTATTTTTAATGGCATCAAGCATGGATATCGCAATGCTCAAGCCACAGTGGTTGCCCCAACCGGCACCATCGGTCTGATGATGGATTGTGATACAACAGGAATTGAGCCGGACTTCTCATTGATAAAATTTAAAAAGCTCGTCGGCGGTGGAGAGATTCAAATTGTGAATCAGGGTGTCGAGTCGGCCCTTCGCGTTTTGCAATATTCAGATCAGCAAATTTCCAACATCTTAAGGTTTGTTGAAAACAACAACTCATTGGAAAAGTGCCCTGATATTCGCCCAGAGCATCTGGCTGTTTTTGATTGTGCCAACGCCAGTCCCGGAGGGCGTGTGTTGTCGCCAGAAAGCCATGTGAAAATGATGGCTGCGGTGCAGCCATTTATCAGTGGCGCGATTTCTAAGACCGTGAATCTGCCAATGACGGCCACCGAAAAAGATATCAGTGATGTTTACTTCCTGGCATGGCGTCTGGGGTTGAAAGCGGTGGCGGTCTATCGCGACGGCAGTAAGCAGAGTCAGCCTTTAAATTTGAAAATTAAAGGGGAGACCCTTGAAGGGGAACCAGCTGAAATTAAAGTGGATATTGTCCCCAATTTTACTATGAAATGCCCGGAATGTGGCAGCGACACAGTGCTCACAAGTGGCTGCTATCGTTGCCCCAACTGCGGAACCACTGTAGGTTGTTCTTAG
- a CDS encoding DUF4423 domain-containing protein: MNNLNPTQYLNEDFQRRKVKNPRYSLRAYAKALDLNPGTLSQILAGKRTITKELLWDLHSRLKFPEDIYDVWLNQIAPPRTAQKNDHVLDEAEIETLNSWMYFAVIELFSIKKSWTPEEVAKKIGVSSFEIGRIADVLIKNSILRLNSKNELECLKQSLTTFPVTKTSTQLKDLQKQMLEKAIEHLYSVDISLRHNSTLTVAVSMEDIPLIREKILKFRKEINQICSRSKKDPTQVYNMSVALYPITQIKES; this comes from the coding sequence ATGAATAATCTGAATCCGACACAATATTTGAATGAAGATTTTCAACGCCGCAAAGTAAAAAATCCACGCTATTCTTTGCGTGCTTACGCGAAGGCTCTGGATCTCAACCCCGGGACACTCAGCCAAATATTGGCGGGAAAAAGAACCATTACCAAAGAGCTTCTTTGGGATTTACATAGCAGATTGAAATTCCCAGAGGATATATATGACGTATGGCTCAATCAGATTGCTCCTCCTCGAACAGCGCAAAAGAATGATCATGTCCTTGATGAAGCCGAAATCGAAACACTGAATTCCTGGATGTATTTTGCAGTCATCGAACTTTTTTCGATAAAAAAGAGTTGGACTCCGGAAGAGGTTGCAAAAAAAATTGGTGTGAGTTCATTCGAGATCGGGCGTATCGCCGATGTTTTAATAAAAAATAGTATTCTGAGATTGAATTCTAAGAATGAGTTGGAATGTTTGAAACAATCTCTGACAACCTTTCCCGTCACTAAAACCAGCACTCAGCTTAAAGATCTTCAAAAGCAGATGCTCGAAAAAGCCATTGAGCATCTTTATAGTGTCGACATAAGCTTGCGACATAATAGTACGCTGACCGTGGCAGTCTCGATGGAAGACATTCCTTTGATTCGAGAGAAAATCCTTAAATTCAGGAAAGAGATCAATCAAATCTGCTCGCGTTCTAAGAAAGATCCTACTCAAGTTTATAATATGTCAGTGGCCCTTTATCCAATTACCCAAATCAAGGAATCCTAA
- a CDS encoding substrate-binding periplasmic protein codes for MSMRWVCIFLLTPFFAYASMEEVKFYTEDAGLSSYMDDQNQLHGFSVDIVQEMIKRSGGRNSIELVPWVRGYTLALDVKGSAVFATCRTRERENLFKWVGPLNNTRVVFYQRAESRLKISKLEDAKKAKKIGCYVGDFRTKILEKAGFRNLECITGDLPNSRNLKKLASGRIELWVSSETDLAITANRIKVNPGHFKRAFVIEESPVNIAFHKQTPEVELKKWQGYLDQLKKDGTYRAIMKKYKVDPSIWAIE; via the coding sequence ATGTCTATGCGTTGGGTTTGTATATTTTTGCTTACTCCTTTTTTTGCTTATGCATCGATGGAAGAAGTAAAGTTTTACACTGAGGATGCGGGGCTTTCCAGTTATATGGATGATCAAAATCAGCTGCACGGTTTTTCGGTTGATATTGTGCAGGAGATGATTAAACGCAGTGGCGGTCGGAATTCAATTGAATTAGTCCCTTGGGTTCGAGGTTACACATTAGCTTTAGACGTCAAAGGCAGCGCTGTATTTGCAACTTGCCGAACGAGGGAAAGGGAGAACTTATTTAAATGGGTGGGACCTCTTAATAACACCCGGGTTGTCTTCTACCAAAGAGCCGAGTCGCGCTTGAAAATTAGTAAGTTGGAAGATGCCAAAAAAGCAAAGAAGATTGGCTGCTATGTAGGTGACTTTCGCACAAAGATTCTGGAAAAAGCCGGATTTAGGAATCTTGAATGCATCACCGGCGATCTGCCAAACTCACGAAATCTAAAAAAATTGGCCAGTGGTCGAATCGAATTGTGGGTGAGCAGCGAGACTGATTTGGCAATCACCGCCAATCGAATCAAAGTAAACCCCGGTCATTTTAAAAGAGCCTTCGTTATTGAAGAGTCTCCTGTGAACATTGCTTTTCACAAGCAAACCCCCGAGGTGGAGTTGAAGAAATGGCAAGGGTATTTGGATCAATTAAAAAAAGACGGGACATACAGAGCCATCATGAAGAAATATAAAGTTGATCCCAGCATCTGGGCGATCGAATAA
- a CDS encoding HesB/IscA family protein yields MINISPEAAQKLASLKKDEGKDDSAFLRVEVKKGGCSGLSYKMDFDNASRDGDKTFESHGQKVVVDPQSMLYILGMTLEYSGGLNGKGFVFNNPNASKNCGCGSSFNV; encoded by the coding sequence ATGATTAACATTTCCCCTGAAGCGGCTCAAAAATTGGCTTCTCTTAAAAAAGATGAAGGCAAAGATGACAGCGCATTTCTTCGCGTGGAAGTCAAAAAGGGTGGCTGCTCTGGTTTGTCATACAAAATGGATTTCGATAATGCCTCTCGCGATGGCGACAAAACCTTCGAATCACACGGACAAAAAGTTGTCGTCGATCCTCAAAGCATGCTCTACATCTTGGGTATGACTCTTGAGTATTCTGGTGGCTTGAACGGCAAAGGATTTGTTTTCAACAATCCCAATGCTTCCAAAAATTGCGGCTGCGGCTCTAGCTTTAACGTTTAA
- a CDS encoding cysteine desulfurase family protein — MDTSLSAPMTTESPTSKDSGIYLDYNATTPVDPEVYARMEPYFKEYFGNPASAGHHWGWAADNAVQKARGQVASLIGAKANELIFTSGATEANNWVIFGLISKLRNENPYEPIHMITSCVEHSSTMKAMEAAQKLNVEVDFLPVNLYGQVDPEAVRKAIKPHTKLMSFIWVNNEIGTINPISEIAKIAKENQIYLHTDATQAVGKIPMNVTELGIDLMSFSGHKIYGPKGVGALFIRSKDPKVQINPLIYGGGQERGLRSGTLNVPAIVGLGFAAEICQRHLYTEAARLLSLRQLLWQKLQVAIPGIRMNGHPTERSPNNLSVTLPVKTDSLLSHLQKLGVSTGSACSSGAMTVSHVLRGIGLNSDQAQSTLRLSLGRWTTENEILRAADILQNAIPKKIV, encoded by the coding sequence ATGGACACTTCCCTTTCCGCCCCTATGACGACAGAAAGCCCTACCAGCAAAGATTCTGGGATCTACCTTGATTACAATGCAACGACACCGGTCGACCCGGAAGTCTATGCTCGCATGGAGCCTTACTTTAAAGAGTACTTTGGCAATCCAGCAAGCGCGGGGCACCATTGGGGTTGGGCCGCAGACAATGCCGTTCAAAAAGCCCGGGGCCAAGTGGCTTCGTTAATTGGTGCGAAAGCGAATGAACTCATTTTCACAAGTGGTGCGACGGAAGCGAACAATTGGGTCATCTTTGGATTGATTTCAAAACTTCGAAATGAAAATCCTTATGAGCCGATTCATATGATCACAAGCTGTGTTGAGCACAGCTCTACGATGAAAGCCATGGAAGCGGCCCAGAAGCTCAATGTTGAAGTGGATTTCTTGCCGGTAAATCTTTACGGACAAGTCGACCCTGAAGCGGTTCGCAAGGCCATCAAACCCCATACCAAACTGATGAGTTTTATTTGGGTGAACAACGAAATTGGTACGATCAATCCCATTTCAGAAATTGCCAAAATCGCCAAAGAAAACCAAATCTATCTGCACACTGATGCCACCCAGGCGGTTGGCAAAATTCCAATGAATGTGACTGAGCTAGGGATCGATTTGATGTCTTTCTCCGGTCATAAAATTTACGGCCCCAAAGGTGTGGGCGCCCTTTTCATTCGCTCAAAAGATCCAAAAGTTCAGATCAATCCGCTTATTTACGGCGGCGGTCAAGAACGAGGTCTGCGCTCTGGAACTTTGAATGTTCCCGCCATTGTCGGATTGGGATTTGCTGCAGAAATCTGCCAGCGTCACTTGTATACTGAAGCGGCTCGCCTGCTTTCTTTACGACAACTCCTGTGGCAGAAGTTGCAAGTTGCTATTCCCGGCATTCGCATGAATGGCCATCCGACAGAACGCTCACCAAACAACCTCAGTGTCACCTTGCCGGTAAAAACCGACTCTCTTCTTTCGCATTTGCAAAAGCTTGGGGTCAGCACTGGCTCCGCGTGCAGCTCGGGAGCCATGACCGTCAGCCATGTTCTTCGCGGCATCGGCCTCAACTCGGACCAAGCTCAAAGCACTCTGCGTCTTAGCCTTGGTCGATGGACCACTGAGAATGAGATTTTGCGGGCTGCCGACATCCTCCAGAACGCCATCCCAAAGAAAATTGTATAA